From Pseudodesulfovibrio nedwellii:
GTGAATTTTGTGAACGAATTATTCCTGCTCGACTTGCAAAACTGGAACCCGAAGTCGGGGATAAAGCCAAGGTCGAAGCCATTGAGGATAAGGTGGACGGGATATTGACGACTCGCTATCTGCAACGATTTCAGAAACGTCTCAATTAGTTATCATGAACGCCTCGGATTTTCCGGGGCGTTTTTCTTTGTGAACGGTGAACACAGGGAGTGAACATGCCACTGAAAGATTACACCGAAATTGTTGAGCGACTTCAGCAGACATTGGGCAAAGGATTTGCCGAAGAACCATGGGTGCTGAATATGCCGGGCAAGTCCATTGCCTGCAAGATCGATCAACATTATTACCTCGCAGTCATGCCCGCTTTCCTTGAAACCTTGGGCCGATTGGGTGGCATATTCCCGGATCAGGTCCTTGAAGCACTCGTCAAAACCGGGAATCTCATCACCAAAGCCCCTGATCGCAATCCGCTTTTGCCTTTAACTGTCTCCTGGGGCGGCAGAGGTGTAACCATCAAGGGCGCATTCGTGGACGCGGATTTTATTGATCGTGCGGTCAAAACCTATGGCGGTTATTCCTCCATTCTGACCGTCTCCGACCTCAAAATAAGCGAAGAAAACAAACCGCGCATTGAAGAATTTTTTACTGACAAAACACCACCACAAGCTCTTGCCTATTATTAACGACGTTTCAAACGTTATCCTCAATCTAAAAAATAAAAATCTCCTCAATGCACGTTGTGACGTTGGGGAGGTTTTTATTTTTTAGATCGCTATGAGATTTCAAAGGGGGTTGCCCTTTGGCAGGTCCAGGACAGAGTTTAGGTCTCCCCGAAGGGGGGCTTCGCATAGGTTATACGTCGCTGAACTGTTTCTCCAGCATGATGGCCAAAATGGTTTTGTCGGTTTGGATCATGCCGTCCACGGCCAACGTGCCGACGTTGCGCATGGTGTCCTCGGGCGATTGACCTATGATGCCGTCCGTGTGGTGTACGTTGACACCTTGGAGCGAAAATAAAGCGGCTTGAACAGCTGTGCCGGCGGCCGTGGCGAGCTTGAGTGCGCACCCGGTTTTGGCTCCGTCGCAGATGATGCCTGCCAAGTCTTCAAGGAGATTTTTGATAGCCCCGGCAATATGCTTTGCGTCTCCGCCGAGAAGGAATGTGATACCTGCGGTTGCTCCGGCCCCTGCGGCTACAGAACAGCCACAGATGGCGGATAACCGGCCTGTATGTGCTTTGACGTAGGCCGTAATGATATGGGAGAGGGCAATGGCTTCCAGTACAGATTTGATCTCAATGTCGTCCACGTAATCCTTGATGGCCCAAATGGGCAGGATGGCGGTCAAGCCGTGGTTGCCGGAACCGGCAGAACTCATGGCAGGCAATGGTGCGCCGGACATACGAGCGTCGGCAGCGCCGGAAGCGAGAATACGTGCTGCCAGCATCATGTCTTTTTTAATGAGTCCTTGACGCACAAGGCGTTCCAGGGTTTTTCCCACGCCGAGGCCGAGACCATACTTGAGGCCTTGTTCGGCCAGACGCATGTTGACGTCCACGCCTTCCTGTAGAAATGCGAAGTCGTCATCATCCAACTGGTCGGTCATGGCGATGAGGTCGTTGAGAGACAGACCCTTGAGCCATTCTTCCATGGCGGCCACGGGCGATGGAGTGCCTTCGGGGCGAACCTCGATAAGCGGGCTTTCAACGGGGGAGCCGTTGAGGGTTAGCGACGTGATGTTGTCGTGTAATCCTTCAATAACGGATTCAACAACGTTGTTGCCGGATATCACCTTGGTGCGAATGAGTAACCCCTGCTGGTCTCTGAGCAGCGTAACGGTCACCTTGTTGTCGGCAATGGCTTTTTTTGCATCGGCCACGAATTCGTCGTTAATCGGTTGCAGTACTTCCAGACGCAGAGCGGGGTCGCCGCCGACAGCGCCGAGAGCTGCTGCCATATCCAGACCGGAGAGACCTTTGGCTCCCGGGATGGAAACGGCCAGACCGTTTTTATATACATTGGGGTCCACGGCGATTTCGAGGGAATCGAAATCCTTGGACGGGAGCAGGGACATGGCAGAGGCCGCGCCGAGAGCAATGGCGACCGGCTCGGTACAGCCAAGGGCTGGGGCGACTTGAATGCTGAGAACGTCTTTAACCGTGAATTTCATGATGTCTACTTTTTTACAGTGCTTTTGGGACAGGTGTCGCTCATGTAGCAGACTTCGCAGCCACCTGCATATGGGTAAGGAGTGAGAACGGCATATTTACGATTGACGGTGCCTTCATCATTCCAGGTCAGACCAAGTTCCTTGAATGCGCCGAGAACGCCTTCACCCGGACGGGGCAACGGGGCACATTTGCCAGTCTGTAATTCGGGGATGAATCCTTGAGCGGAACTCATGACCATGGTGATGGCCAGTGCATGAAAGAGAAGGCCGTGTGTGGGGGAATCCTGCCAGATTCCTTCGATGTTATCTTCTACCGCTTCATCGAGAAAAATGAGAATGAATTTGCCTTCTCCTTCAGCGTTGGACAATTCGTACGCCTTGAGGCTTTCTGTGGCCCATTTGTCCCAGAAGGTTTCGAAATCTTCAAGGAGGTCGCCTTCGATGCGGGTTTCTCCCGCCACTTCCATGAAATACATCATGTCGAATTCCGGCTGTGGGGTCAGGGGCTTTATGTCGAATTTGGGCATGTATCTTCTCCTGAAAAGGTATCGTTGTTGTGAGGAGGCTCTGATTACCTCTTTTCTCGATTCCTCTCAAGTTTTACGACTATGCGTTGCACTTGGGAGGTAAGTCGGGTTATATATCAATCAACTTGAAGTATATACGGCGCATGCTTTGTCAACACCTCATGAAAACGCGAACACTGGAGATTGAATGCCTGCAGAACGAGGTGAACCGCTCTTTCAGAAGTTGAAAAGACCGAATATCAGGTATCTCCTTCTCGCCATACTTATTGGCGTACTCGCCGGGTACGGCGCAGTCCTTTTTAAGTTCGTCCTCAAATTCATGCAATGGGTGTTTTATCAGGACACCAATGATTTCATGACCTTTGCCAAGACCATTCCGGTTTGGGTGAAAATTGTCATGCCTGCCGCGGGTGGCCTGGTGGTCGGGCTTGTCGTTACAAACTTTGCGGCAGAGGCAAAGGGCCACGGGGTGCCTGAAGTCATGCAGGCTATCGCTCTTCGGGGCGGACGTATTCGAAAGAGGGTCGCAGCGGCCAAGATTTTTGCGTCAGCCGTGACCATTGGTTCAGGTGGCTCTGTGGGCCGAGAAGGTCCCATGGTGCAGATCGGCGCGTCCATCGGGTCTTCTATTGGGCAGATGTTCAAGACACCCAGTGTGCATATGAAAACCATGGTTGGATGTGGTGCGGCAGCCGGTATTGCGGCGACCTTTAATGCGCCCATTGCGGGTGTGTTGTTCGCTCTTGAAATTATTATTGGCGATTTTGGGGTCATGCAGTTTTCCCCGGTGGTTTTGTCATCGGTCACGGCCACGGCCATTTCCAGATATTATTTTGGTGATTTTCCTCATTTCGACATCCCGGAATATTCCATTGTCACTTTGTGGGAATATTTGTTTTATCCCGTGCTCGGTGTTGTTTCGGGGCTTGTCGGTTTGTCGTTCACCAAAATTTTATATTGGTTTGAGGATGGGTTCGACGCCATAGCAATTCCCGAGTGGATTAAGCCTGCTATCGGCGGTGCATTGCTCGGCGTTGTCTTCGCCGTATTTCCGCAGGTTTTTGGCGTCGGATATGGGGCCATGAATGTGGCGCTGGTCAATCAGATGGAATTTCAACTCCTGTTTGTTTTGATTTTTGTGAAGATACTAGCTTCATCAATTACATTAGGATCAGGCGGATCGGGTGGTATCTTCGCACCATCATTGTTTCTTGGGTGCATGACCGGCGGGGCCTTTGGATTCGTGGTTCATTTTTTGTTTCCGGCACATACGGCCATGCCCGGCGCGTACGCTCTTGTTGCCATGGGCGGTGTTGTGGCTGGAACAACCTATGCGCCCATTACCGCTATTTTGATTATTTTCGAGATGACTTCGGATTATTCGATCATCCTTCCGCTTATGCTGACCTGTATTACGGCCACAGTTATGAATTCCACTATTGAGCGGGCGTCTATCTATACGACCAAGTTGCTTCGGCGTGGTATCGATATCGAGGCTGGTCGAGAACGACACCTTCTCGACCATATTGTGGTGAAAGAGGTCATGACGCATGAGTTTGTGACCATTCCGGCGTCGGCTCCCTTGTCTCAGATCATCTGGACCTTCAAGACCGAGAATGCTCCCTATCTGCATGTCGTGGATGGCGAAGGGCGATTGACTGGTATTATTTCCTTCCGTGATATTCGGGCGGTCCTGAATGAAGAGGGGTTGCTTGAATTGATCATCGCCCATGATCTCGCTACCCGTGATTTGGTCACTGTGACCACGGACGATACATTGCAGGAAGCCTTGGACAAGATCACGGACAGAGGGGTGTCTCAGGTGCCTGTGTTGACTTCTGGCAGGGAGCAGAGGTTGGCCGGAACGCTGACTGAATCGGCGATCAACGGAGCCTATAATTCTGCCATCGTCAAAGCAGAGCTTGCCGGGGGACGCTAATCCGGTTTTCATTGAGAGGCAAAAGGGTTTGTGCTAAATCCCGGTCATCGGCCGTGCTGGTCGAAATGATTTTCGAGGAATGACGAATATGAGTGAGATCAGGATATCCGTGACTCTGTCCCTGGATGAAAAACATCCCGAGGACGGTTATATTGACTTCAATCTGTCTGTGGACGGGCAGTATCTGCATGAGGTTGGCGTCTATATCGACCCTGTGAATTTGGTCACCTCAGCCTCTATTTTCGGTGAGTTTTTCATCTACACCTGCGACTGTGGCAACCCTGCCTGTCAGGGCATTGAAGAAGGCGTCAATGTCTCCCATACTCCGGAAACAGTTGTTTGGCGGCTCAAGAATCCTATTTCCTGGCCCCCTGACGAATCTAGACCGGAATGGGCACACGATGCGGAGTTTGTTTTTCCGAAAGATATGTATCTTCAACAGATTTCCATTGCGTTGGATCATGCAAAGCGATTGGCGCGAGGCTTCAATCTTTCCGGCAAACTCTGGGTTGGTCCAGATTTGACTATTGAAGCATTGATGGCTCTGGAAGTTCCCCAGCAAGAGAGCGAATTCTTTGCCATTGAGCCGGAAGGTCGCGCTGTTCACTAAAGATTTGCCTTCGGTCTAAAAGTTCACTATAGTTTTCATACTTGCTCAGGCTGCTTTTCCGGAACCCCGGAGGAGCAGATATGTCTGTTTATATCCCCAATCAGAGTCGTTCAGTTCGTGCTCGCTTTTTGCGTGCACCGCCTTTTTGCGTGGTGCTGCGGGGGGCGCGGCATTGACTTTTGATAGTGTCAGGGCTTGGGTCGTCTTTGCGACCCGCGGGAGGAGTGCCTGGTTTCGCAGTATCTTTTACGAAACAGGTTACACCTATGTTGTATGTACCAATCAAAATCTATCCTAATCGGCGGAGTGTCCGAGGGTGCATCGTGTGTGCAGCCCTGTGGCTGGGACTGGCCTTGGCCGGATTCCATTTCATTAACGTTATTGATGCGAAAGTGGCGGTATATTCTCTCTGTATGGTGGGATTCGCGGTGTGTGTGATTAATGGTATCGCAGCCATGACACATCAGCCCATGATCAAGATACTCGATGACCGTTTCTCGGTGTATACGCCTTTTGGTTACGCCATGATCCGGTTTGGAGAAGTCTTGATTTTTAAGCGAGGGCGGGTGCCTTTTATGGGAACGTTGCGCGTGGAAATCAATAAATCCGCGCGTGCTAAATTCCCTTCGGCGTTCGGTAAACTCTTGTATTCCGTGGTGGGGTTACGATTCACCAATACGGTGTCCATTCCGGGCTTCATGCTTGGGGCAAATCCGGAGTCTGTTGTCCAAATGTTGGAGAAGCGTCGGTTGGCCGCAATTCGATTGGAAGCCATCGGCGATTATAACCCCACGGCATTGACATCAGTCGTCTGATTACAATGGAAAACCGGGAAACCCTTTGTTACAGGGCTTCCCGGTTCTATTTTTGTTGTCGTCAAACGTTCTAAATCTCAATCTTGACGATGACCTTGTGCAGTATACCGTCAGAAATCGTGGGCAGGTGTGCGTCTTCCGGGAAGAAGATGGCAAACATACCGGGTGTAACATCTGCACAGACTGTGGGAGCGTCTTCGTAAAAAGCCAGATCCTTGGTATCATCAGATTCTTCAGTTTTCGAGCCGAGATCTTTACGAGCTTTCCATCCCATGGTGTCCACACCTTCAACTACATATTGAATGTCGATGTGGGTGTCGTGTGTCTCAATGGCAGCCTCGGCAGCCTTGCGGCCCGGGCCTTTTGCAACCCATGCGTAGGAGGCGTCGCCGTCGATGTCATGACGTCCTTCGGGCAGGGAGGCCAAATCTTCCCGGCGTAACAGGGCAAACGCCGCTGCAAAGGCCGGATGAAGGTTAGCGTAGAGGTCCGCGTTTTCCAGTGTATCCAGAATCATTGTATATCCTTTCGTTCTGCCTTGAGAGCCATGAGCAGCGCTTCGTCTAGAGATGGGTGTGAGAAGATGATGGAATGTATGTCTTCGGCAGTCCAGTCTTGCTGGATGATCATGGTTGCCGCCGTGGTCAGTCGGGAGACTTCATGGCCGACAGCGGTGATACCGACGACCTTGCCGCCTGACCAGACTACTTTGACGAACCCCTGAGTGAAGGCGTGGGCTTGTGCCATGGGATTGGCAGCCAACTGGGCACGAGAGGTCTGGCAGGTGTCAAAATCGGTCAGGAAGGCCTCATTTTCCATGGCACCTACACGCATGGCTTCGGGGGCGCCGTATAAGACACTTGGCACCGGGCCGGATGTGTAGGGCGTGTCGATTTTACCAGCAGCGTGTGCGGCGACATAATGCGCCTGATGCGCGGCTGCGTGGGCCAACTGAATCTGGCCGTTGGCATCACCTATGGCGTAGATGTTTGGTGCGGCAATGAAATGCTCGTCCACCTGAATCTGGTTGAACTGCAACGTAATGCCTGCTTCTTCAAGGCCGATATCCTGTGTGACGGGACCTCGTCCGACAGCAACCAAAGCCTTGTCAGCCGTGATTTGTTCGCCGGATTCCAAGGTAAGCAAAGCTTTGCCGTCCACGGTGCGCACACCGGAAACACGTTTTTCCAGCAAGATGTCCCACTTCCACCGTTTGAAGGTGGAACGCAGTGCTTTTGAGACTTCCGGGTCTTCCAACGGAGCAACGCGATCCATGGCATCCACCACGGTGATTTTCGCGCCGAATCGGTGGGCGACTTGAGCCATTTCCAATCCGATGAAGCCAGCGCCAACCACGATGAGAGATTCGGGCATGGTTTCCATGGAAAGAAACATGTCTGAGTCCAGTACGCAGTCATTGTCTGGTTCAAGGCCCGGAAAGAAAATGGGCTTTGAACCGGTTGCGACAACCAGTTTCTTATATTCAATCTTTTGCTCGCCATCGGCTGTTGCGATAGAGACGGTGCCTTCACCGGACAGCGAACCAAGTCCTTCGACAAGGTCGATACCGAGCTTTTTGAGTTGCATACCCATGGCTTTGCGTGTGCCGGTCAGGTGTTTTTGCACCCGGCCCTGCAACGCGGCGAAATCGATATGTATTTCGCCGGTCGCAATTTTCATTTTGGCCTGATTATGCAGTTCCTCGATGGCAGAAGTCGCGCCGAGCCAGAGTTTGGTCGGGATACATCCTCGGTTCAGGCAGGTGCCTCCCAGGAAGTCCTTTTCCACCAGCGCGACCGAAAGTCCGAGACCGGCGGCTTCAACGGCGCAGTCAAACCCTCCGGGGCCTGAGCCGATTACCACGAGATCATAAGTCATCAGTAAGCTCCATGGCGCGTGCGGCCGTGGTTTCATCCAGTCGGGTCACGGGCAGGGTCACGGGTGCGGAGGTCAAGGCCTCGGGGTTGGTGTCTACCAGTTCAGCCAATTCGATGAGATCGTCGATGAATCCGTCAAGCGTTGCCTTGTTCTCGGTTTCAGTCGGTTCGATCATGATTGCTTCCGGCACGATGAGCGGGAAGTATATGGTCGGTGCGTGATGTCCTTTGTCGAGCAGCCCCTTGGCGAAGTCCAGAGCGCGAACGCCTTTCTTGGCCTGCGGGGACGCGCTGGCAACGAATTCATGCATGCAAATGCGGTCGTAGGGGACCTCGAAATGGTCGTCCAGACGTTTTCGCATGTAGTTTGCGGCCAGCACTGCGTTTTCGGAGGCGCGGGTCAGGCCGACACCGCCAAGGCGCAGGATGTAGGCATATGCCTTCAGGTATACGCCAAAGTTGCCGTAAAACGGAGCGACGTAGCCGATGGATTTTGGATAATTGTAATCGAGGAAGAACTGGCCGTCCTCCTGCTTCGCCACGCGGGAGATGGGCAGGAAGGGAACCAGTCGTTCGGAGACGCCGACCGGACCGGAACCGGGACCGCCGCCGCCGTGCGGAGTAGCCATGGTTTTGTGCAGGTTCCAGTGAACGATGTCGAAACCAACATCGCCCACGCGCATTTTGCCCATGATCGCGTTGAGGTTCGCTCCATCGTAGTAGAGGAGTGCGTCCACCTTTCTGAGCATCTTGACGATCTCGGGCAGGTGTTTTTCGAACAGTCCCAATGTGTTGGGACAGGTCATCATCATACCAGCCACTTCGTCGTCCAGTACTGCGGCCAGAGCTTCGGGATCAACAATGCCGTCTTTGGATTCGATGGACACGATTTCGTAACCAGCGATGGTGGCGGATGCCGGATTTGTTCCGTGGGCGGAGTCGGGGATGATGATTTTTGTTTTCTTGTTGCCCTTGTCCTTGTGATAGGCGGCAATGAGCATGACACCTGTTAGCTCGCCGTGGGCGCCAGCCATGGGGTGCATGGTGTAGGCGGCCATGCCGGTGATTTCAGCCAGCATGTTTTCGGTTTCGTACATGACTTCAAGTGCGCCCTGACAGAGTCCGCCCGCGCCTTGCAACTGCGGTAGTACCGGATGCAGACGGGTGAATCCGGGCATGGCGGCTACGACTTCCGTGAATTTGGGGTTGTACTTCATGGTACATGAACCCAAGGGATAGAAGTTGCCGTCCACGCCGTAGTTGCGTTGGGAGAGCTTGGTGAAGTGGCGAACCACATCCAGTTCACTGGCGGAAGGCAGGCCGATGTCGCCATCACGCAGTAGTTCTGAAGGAATGTATGCCTCTTCGGCAACGCCTTCGCAGGGCCAACATCCTTCGCGTCCGGCTACGGATTTTTCGAATATGGTTTTCATTTGAGTGCTCCCTTGAGCATTTCGGCAAAGATGCCAATCTGTTCTTCACTGGTTTTTTCGGTACATGCTACCAGCAGTCCGTTTTCCAGACCGTCGTAGTAACGGCCCAGCGGGAAGCCGGGGACAAAGCCGCGGGCTGTCAGCTTGGCGATGGCATCAAAGGCATTTGTGGGCAGGGAGATGGCAAATTCATTGCCGAAAGGTCCTTGTGTGAGCATGCTGACACCGTCGATGGCGGTGAGGCGCTCTGCGCAGACATGGGCGCGCTCGATGGAAACCCGTGCCGCCCGTTTCATGCCCAATTCTCCCAGAGCACACATGTGCACCAATGCACGCAGGGCGCACAGGGATTGGTTGGAACATATGTTGGACGTGGCCTTCTGGCGGCGAATGTGCTGTTCGCGAGCCTGAAGGGTCAGTACGTAACCGGTGCGGCCTTCGGAGTCCTTGGTGCGGCCAACCATGCGACCAGGCATCTGGCGGACCATTTTCTTGGTGCAGGTCATTATGCCGAGGTACGGGCCGCCGAAAGAGAGTGGCAGGCCAAGGGACTGACCTTCGGCAACAGCGATGTCTGCGCCCATTTCGCCGGGTGTTTTCAGCAAAGTCTGGAGCACTGGGTAGGTGGAAATGATGGAAACGGCTTTCTTGCTCTTGGCCGTTGCGCACAGTTCCGTAAAATCGTTAATGGATCCGAAGAAGTTCGGATTTTGTACCAACAGGGCCGCGGTATCGTCGTCAATGGCACTCTTCAATCCTTCGATGTCGGTCATGCCGTTTTTGTGGGGTACGGTGACCAATTTGACATCAAGATTGGACGTGTATGAGTCGAGCATGACCCTGTAGATGGGGTTCAGTGCTTCGGAAACCACAATCTTGCGGCGTTTTGTTTTGCGCACAGCCATCATCAGGCCTTCATAAAGC
This genomic window contains:
- a CDS encoding YhcH/YjgK/YiaL family protein, which codes for MILDTLENADLYANLHPAFAAAFALLRREDLASLPEGRHDIDGDASYAWVAKGPGRKAAEAAIETHDTHIDIQYVVEGVDTMGWKARKDLGSKTEESDDTKDLAFYEDAPTVCADVTPGMFAIFFPEDAHLPTISDGILHKVIVKIEI
- a CDS encoding serine dehydratase subunit alpha family protein yields the protein MKFTVKDVLSIQVAPALGCTEPVAIALGAASAMSLLPSKDFDSLEIAVDPNVYKNGLAVSIPGAKGLSGLDMAAALGAVGGDPALRLEVLQPINDEFVADAKKAIADNKVTVTLLRDQQGLLIRTKVISGNNVVESVIEGLHDNITSLTLNGSPVESPLIEVRPEGTPSPVAAMEEWLKGLSLNDLIAMTDQLDDDDFAFLQEGVDVNMRLAEQGLKYGLGLGVGKTLERLVRQGLIKKDMMLAARILASGAADARMSGAPLPAMSSAGSGNHGLTAILPIWAIKDYVDDIEIKSVLEAIALSHIITAYVKAHTGRLSAICGCSVAAGAGATAGITFLLGGDAKHIAGAIKNLLEDLAGIICDGAKTGCALKLATAAGTAVQAALFSLQGVNVHHTDGIIGQSPEDTMRNVGTLAVDGMIQTDKTILAIMLEKQFSDV
- the gcvPA gene encoding aminomethyl-transferring glycine dehydrogenase subunit GcvPA — translated: MPYVPHTEDEVREMLATIGVNSVDDLFAEITEDMRPKSFDLPEGLSEMEVLSKLEAMATKNATDRVSFLGAGFYDHYIPAAVDALTMRGEFYTAYTPYQPEASQGTLQAIFEYQTAVTRLLGMEYANASVYDGGTALYEGLMMAVRKTKRRKIVVSEALNPIYRVMLDSYTSNLDVKLVTVPHKNGMTDIEGLKSAIDDDTAALLVQNPNFFGSINDFTELCATAKSKKAVSIISTYPVLQTLLKTPGEMGADIAVAEGQSLGLPLSFGGPYLGIMTCTKKMVRQMPGRMVGRTKDSEGRTGYVLTLQAREQHIRRQKATSNICSNQSLCALRALVHMCALGELGMKRAARVSIERAHVCAERLTAIDGVSMLTQGPFGNEFAISLPTNAFDAIAKLTARGFVPGFPLGRYYDGLENGLLVACTEKTSEEQIGIFAEMLKGALK
- a CDS encoding chloride channel protein, which produces MPAERGEPLFQKLKRPNIRYLLLAILIGVLAGYGAVLFKFVLKFMQWVFYQDTNDFMTFAKTIPVWVKIVMPAAGGLVVGLVVTNFAAEAKGHGVPEVMQAIALRGGRIRKRVAAAKIFASAVTIGSGGSVGREGPMVQIGASIGSSIGQMFKTPSVHMKTMVGCGAAAGIAATFNAPIAGVLFALEIIIGDFGVMQFSPVVLSSVTATAISRYYFGDFPHFDIPEYSIVTLWEYLFYPVLGVVSGLVGLSFTKILYWFEDGFDAIAIPEWIKPAIGGALLGVVFAVFPQVFGVGYGAMNVALVNQMEFQLLFVLIFVKILASSITLGSGGSGGIFAPSLFLGCMTGGAFGFVVHFLFPAHTAMPGAYALVAMGGVVAGTTYAPITAILIIFEMTSDYSIILPLMLTCITATVMNSTIERASIYTTKLLRRGIDIEAGRERHLLDHIVVKEVMTHEFVTIPASAPLSQIIWTFKTENAPYLHVVDGEGRLTGIISFRDIRAVLNEEGLLELIIAHDLATRDLVTVTTDDTLQEALDKITDRGVSQVPVLTSGREQRLAGTLTESAINGAYNSAIVKAELAGGR
- the gcvPB gene encoding aminomethyl-transferring glycine dehydrogenase subunit GcvPB is translated as MKTIFEKSVAGREGCWPCEGVAEEAYIPSELLRDGDIGLPSASELDVVRHFTKLSQRNYGVDGNFYPLGSCTMKYNPKFTEVVAAMPGFTRLHPVLPQLQGAGGLCQGALEVMYETENMLAEITGMAAYTMHPMAGAHGELTGVMLIAAYHKDKGNKKTKIIIPDSAHGTNPASATIAGYEIVSIESKDGIVDPEALAAVLDDEVAGMMMTCPNTLGLFEKHLPEIVKMLRKVDALLYYDGANLNAIMGKMRVGDVGFDIVHWNLHKTMATPHGGGGPGSGPVGVSERLVPFLPISRVAKQEDGQFFLDYNYPKSIGYVAPFYGNFGVYLKAYAYILRLGGVGLTRASENAVLAANYMRKRLDDHFEVPYDRICMHEFVASASPQAKKGVRALDFAKGLLDKGHHAPTIYFPLIVPEAIMIEPTETENKATLDGFIDDLIELAELVDTNPEALTSAPVTLPVTRLDETTAARAMELTDDL
- a CDS encoding dihydrolipoyl dehydrogenase family protein, translated to MTYDLVVIGSGPGGFDCAVEAAGLGLSVALVEKDFLGGTCLNRGCIPTKLWLGATSAIEELHNQAKMKIATGEIHIDFAALQGRVQKHLTGTRKAMGMQLKKLGIDLVEGLGSLSGEGTVSIATADGEQKIEYKKLVVATGSKPIFFPGLEPDNDCVLDSDMFLSMETMPESLIVVGAGFIGLEMAQVAHRFGAKITVVDAMDRVAPLEDPEVSKALRSTFKRWKWDILLEKRVSGVRTVDGKALLTLESGEQITADKALVAVGRGPVTQDIGLEEAGITLQFNQIQVDEHFIAAPNIYAIGDANGQIQLAHAAAHQAHYVAAHAAGKIDTPYTSGPVPSVLYGAPEAMRVGAMENEAFLTDFDTCQTSRAQLAANPMAQAHAFTQGFVKVVWSGGKVVGITAVGHEVSRLTTAATMIIQQDWTAEDIHSIIFSHPSLDEALLMALKAERKDIQ